Proteins encoded together in one Acidimicrobiales bacterium window:
- a CDS encoding helix-turn-helix domain-containing protein produces MAGTMTGRSFDPVVLGHRLRHLRRQANLTLAELGRRIGRPASYLSQVENGRIEPKLGVLGDLASALGCATVDLLDPTAPNRRAELEIELSRAQAGPWRTTLELPEVRAGARLDDEVLEALVGLYQALPEVEVTRSGLASLEAGDRARMANISLRTEMRTLDNYFAEIEVEAASGLAATGYAGEGPPSEKHLADLAAHYGFTVERVKGMPRTARSVTDTRRRVIFIPQRDDLSVRAARSVILQTLGHFALEHSETTDFEDYLRQRIESNYFAAAVLIPESSALDFLTSARADRDLSIEDLKERYYVSYEMAAHRFTNLATTRLDIPVHFIRTDPEGTITKAYENDGIRFPTDADGGLEGARLGRHWGARQAWDGSDLLHYQFTTTDAAEFWCVTYIENATERTPYAVTLGCRAEDAGLFRGGETLRRVSGRNEDDQAEPGLLGRWDGVAWPSASERSFILTALPSASREFTPFPGIDLLDVYRFLDRQAGPA; encoded by the coding sequence ATGGCGGGAACGATGACCGGCCGGTCCTTTGACCCCGTGGTCCTCGGCCACCGATTACGGCACCTGCGTCGACAGGCCAACCTGACCCTGGCCGAGTTGGGCCGTCGCATCGGTCGACCGGCTTCCTACCTTTCCCAGGTCGAGAACGGTCGGATCGAACCCAAACTGGGAGTCCTAGGCGATCTGGCGTCGGCTCTAGGGTGCGCGACCGTTGACCTACTGGACCCCACAGCACCCAATCGGCGAGCCGAGCTGGAGATCGAGCTGTCCCGAGCCCAGGCGGGCCCGTGGCGGACCACCCTGGAGCTGCCCGAGGTACGGGCCGGGGCTCGCCTAGACGACGAGGTGCTAGAGGCTCTGGTCGGCCTCTACCAGGCTCTACCCGAGGTCGAGGTGACCCGTTCGGGCCTGGCCAGCCTCGAGGCCGGAGACCGGGCCCGGATGGCGAACATCTCGCTCCGTACCGAGATGAGAACCCTCGACAACTACTTCGCCGAGATCGAGGTCGAAGCGGCTTCCGGTCTGGCTGCCACCGGGTACGCCGGCGAAGGGCCGCCGTCCGAGAAACACCTGGCCGATCTCGCTGCCCACTATGGGTTCACCGTGGAGCGGGTAAAGGGAATGCCGCGGACAGCCCGGTCGGTGACCGACACCCGTCGCCGAGTGATCTTCATTCCCCAGCGTGACGACCTGAGCGTCCGGGCGGCCCGGTCAGTGATCCTCCAAACCCTTGGCCACTTCGCCCTCGAGCACTCAGAGACCACCGACTTCGAGGACTACCTGCGCCAACGGATCGAATCGAACTACTTTGCAGCCGCCGTACTGATCCCAGAGTCGTCGGCGCTGGATTTCCTCACCTCGGCCCGGGCGGACCGCGACCTCTCTATCGAGGACCTCAAGGAGCGTTATTACGTCTCCTACGAGATGGCCGCCCACCGGTTCACCAACCTGGCCACCACCCGACTGGACATTCCGGTGCACTTCATCCGGACCGACCCCGAGGGGACGATCACCAAGGCCTACGAGAACGACGGGATCCGGTTTCCGACCGACGCCGACGGAGGCCTAGAAGGCGCCCGCCTAGGGCGGCACTGGGGAGCGCGCCAGGCCTGGGACGGATCAGACCTCCTGCACTACCAGTTCACGACCACCGATGCCGCAGAGTTCTGGTGCGTGACCTATATCGAGAACGCCACGGAACGGACCCCCTACGCCGTGACCCTGGGCTGTCGGGCCGAGGACGCCGGACTGTTCAGGGGCGGTGAGACGTTGCGTCGGGTGAGTGGGCGGAACGAGGACGACCAGGCGGAGCCTGGGCTGTTGGGCCGCTGGGATGGCGTGGCCTGGCCGTCGGCGTCCGAACGAAGCTTCATTCTCACTGCCCTGCCGTCGGCCAGTCGGGAGTTCACACCGTTCCCCGGCATCGACCTCCTCGACGTCTACCGCTTCCTGGACCGTCAGGCCGGACCGGCCTGA
- a CDS encoding phosphodiesterase, translated as MLIAQISDCHIRDHVGAFGKLVDTTETLGRVVDHLMALDPGPDVVLATGDLTDDGTETQYNTLLAVLAPLADRLLPLPGNHDEGPAFRFAFADRLPPDVAENHCSYVVDDHPVRLVGLDTSLPGRHDGRFDEVRESWLDSTLADEPDRPTLVFTHFPPFETGLRFMDQAGLLDADRFRTTIERHPQVRLLVTGHLHRTIHTVIGSTSVSTCPSTGNQLGLDLHPDRGSAVDEPSGFQLHRWDGERFVTHTGMVRDPATIRSVDLGPFVAEIRKRAEIGQPFTKN; from the coding sequence GTGCTGATCGCCCAGATCTCGGACTGCCACATTCGCGACCACGTCGGCGCATTCGGCAAGCTGGTCGACACCACAGAAACACTCGGACGAGTTGTCGACCACCTGATGGCCCTCGACCCCGGACCGGACGTGGTGTTGGCCACCGGCGACCTCACCGATGACGGTACGGAGACCCAGTACAACACGCTGCTGGCGGTATTAGCTCCACTTGCCGACAGGCTTCTCCCGCTGCCCGGCAACCACGACGAGGGCCCGGCCTTTCGTTTCGCGTTCGCCGACCGGCTCCCACCGGACGTGGCAGAGAACCACTGCAGTTACGTCGTCGACGATCACCCGGTGCGCTTGGTCGGTCTAGACACCTCGCTACCCGGTCGCCATGACGGACGGTTCGACGAGGTCCGTGAGAGCTGGCTGGACTCCACCCTGGCAGACGAGCCGGACCGTCCGACGTTGGTCTTCACGCACTTCCCTCCGTTCGAGACCGGCCTCCGGTTCATGGACCAGGCCGGCCTGCTGGACGCTGACCGGTTCCGGACCACCATCGAACGCCACCCGCAGGTCCGCCTGCTAGTGACCGGCCACCTCCACCGCACCATCCACACGGTGATTGGCTCGACGTCCGTCTCAACGTGCCCGTCCACCGGCAACCAACTTGGCCTTGACCTTCACCCGGACCGCGGGTCAGCCGTCGATGAGCCCTCGGGCTTCCAACTTCACCGATGGGACGGTGAGCGCTTCGTGACCCACACCGGAATGGTCCGCGACCCAGCAACCATCCGGTCCGTCGACCTGGGGCCCTTCGTGGCCGAGATCCGGAAGCGGGCCGAGATTGGTCAGCCGTTCACCAAAAACTGA
- the rmuC gene encoding DNA recombination protein RmuC, which translates to MSNFLTVAISLGVLLAIGLVLQNLIRSQFERARTTAAESDATLRQELGQNMATSTDTLVTTIKAQLDTMGAQQSRLLTEMREGNEKKLDQMRETVDEKLQGTLEKRLGEAFETVRKSIDSVSQGLGEMKQLAEDVGDFKRVLTNVKSRGTWGEVQLQALLEDILTPAQYEKNVKTVPGSTAFVEFAIRLPGRDDQDQVWLPVDSKFPQEDYRRLQDAQDRADPDAAEEAAKALERTIIESAKDIREKYIAPPHTTDIGILFLPTEGLYAEALRRPKVVDELQRHRITLAGPSTISALLSSLRMGFHTLAIEKRSSEVWEVLGAVRTEFSKFGSVLATLKNQLATAQNTIEKTGTRTRAMERRLRSVEEIPEDRARELLDLTDDEDDLPIKD; encoded by the coding sequence ATGTCCAACTTCCTTACCGTGGCCATCTCGCTCGGAGTCCTCCTGGCCATCGGGCTGGTCCTCCAGAACCTCATCCGCAGCCAGTTCGAGCGGGCTCGGACGACTGCCGCAGAGAGCGATGCCACGCTGCGCCAGGAGCTTGGCCAAAACATGGCCACGTCGACTGACACCCTGGTGACCACCATCAAGGCCCAGCTGGACACCATGGGCGCCCAGCAATCGCGTCTCCTGACCGAAATGCGGGAGGGCAACGAGAAGAAGCTCGACCAGATGCGAGAAACGGTCGACGAGAAGCTCCAGGGCACCCTGGAGAAGCGTCTCGGCGAGGCCTTTGAAACAGTGCGCAAGAGCATCGACTCGGTTAGCCAGGGCCTCGGCGAGATGAAGCAGCTCGCCGAGGACGTCGGCGACTTCAAACGGGTCCTCACCAACGTGAAGTCCCGGGGTACCTGGGGTGAGGTCCAGTTGCAGGCCCTCCTGGAAGACATCCTCACGCCGGCCCAGTACGAGAAAAATGTGAAGACGGTTCCCGGGTCGACGGCATTCGTCGAGTTCGCCATCCGGCTCCCCGGTCGGGACGACCAGGACCAGGTCTGGCTACCCGTCGACTCCAAGTTCCCTCAGGAGGACTACCGCCGCTTACAGGACGCCCAGGACCGGGCCGACCCCGACGCGGCGGAGGAGGCGGCCAAGGCCCTGGAGCGGACAATCATCGAGTCGGCTAAAGACATCCGCGAGAAATACATCGCCCCCCCACACACAACGGATATCGGAATCTTGTTCCTGCCCACCGAGGGCCTCTACGCCGAGGCCCTCCGTCGGCCGAAAGTGGTCGACGAACTGCAGCGGCACCGGATCACCCTCGCGGGACCCAGCACCATCAGTGCCCTGCTCAGCTCGCTGCGGATGGGGTTCCACACCCTGGCCATCGAGAAGCGTTCCAGCGAGGTCTGGGAGGTTCTGGGAGCCGTCCGAACCGAGTTCTCCAAGTTCGGCTCGGTCCTGGCCACCCTGAAGAATCAGCTAGCCACGGCCCAAAACACGATCGAGAAGACAGGGACACGGACCCGGGCCATGGAGCGAAGGCTCCGCTCCGTCGAGGAGATTCCGGAGGACCGTGCACGCGAGCTCCTGGACCTCACTGACGACGAGGACGACCTCCCGATCAAGGACTGA
- a CDS encoding aromatic ring-hydroxylating dioxygenase subunit alpha, whose protein sequence is MAEHAFLRNAWYVAAWDHLIGDDLTALTILGDHICLFRRSDGTVAALADACPHRKLPLSMGRRCDDGVECGYHGLVFDGNGACVGAPGNQGRIPRGADVRSYPVVERYGLSWVWMGNPERADPADIVEIEHYGDPDWGLNTGPAMDFSCDYRYIVDNLLDPSHVAWVHDTSFAQEAARDTPLEVEKRDTGVCVSRWLYGGEVAPFYAKLVEFDGPCDRHQHYEAFYPSTALARALFTPAGTGGPDRPLHDDLFQMDSWNFLTPITEKTTRYHFFQLRNVRPGDEAIDRLMNEDVTGAFSEDRQVLEAVQRGMDAAESHINMHIDTGPLRFRHHLETLIAAEGD, encoded by the coding sequence GTGGCTGAGCACGCCTTCCTCCGTAACGCCTGGTACGTGGCCGCGTGGGATCACCTGATCGGGGACGACCTGACGGCGCTCACCATTCTTGGTGATCACATCTGCCTGTTCCGACGGTCCGACGGCACGGTGGCTGCGCTGGCGGATGCATGTCCGCACAGGAAGCTTCCCCTGTCCATGGGTCGCCGGTGCGATGACGGGGTGGAGTGTGGTTACCACGGCCTGGTGTTCGACGGCAACGGTGCCTGTGTGGGAGCACCAGGCAACCAGGGCCGTATTCCCCGGGGAGCGGACGTACGTTCCTACCCGGTGGTCGAGCGCTACGGGCTGTCCTGGGTTTGGATGGGTAACCCCGAGCGGGCCGATCCGGCCGACATCGTCGAGATCGAGCACTACGGCGATCCGGACTGGGGGCTCAACACAGGGCCGGCCATGGACTTCAGTTGTGACTACCGGTACATCGTGGACAATCTGCTCGACCCCTCACACGTGGCCTGGGTCCACGACACGTCGTTTGCCCAGGAGGCGGCACGAGACACCCCGCTCGAGGTCGAGAAGCGCGACACCGGGGTTTGCGTCTCCCGGTGGCTCTACGGCGGAGAGGTGGCACCCTTCTACGCCAAGCTCGTCGAGTTCGACGGTCCCTGCGACCGCCACCAGCACTACGAGGCCTTCTATCCTTCGACTGCCCTAGCCCGCGCGCTGTTCACGCCGGCAGGCACCGGCGGCCCCGACAGGCCGCTCCACGACGACCTCTTCCAAATGGACAGTTGGAACTTCCTCACGCCGATCACCGAGAAGACCACCCGCTACCACTTCTTCCAGCTCCGCAACGTCCGGCCCGGCGATGAGGCCATCGACCGTCTGATGAACGAGGACGTGACCGGGGCGTTTAGTGAGGACCGGCAGGTACTTGAAGCGGTCCAGCGGGGAATGGACGCCGCCGAGTCGCACATCAACATGCACATCGACACCGGTCCGCTGAGGTTCCGTCATCACCTCGAGACCCTGATCGCCGCCGAAGGGGACTGA
- a CDS encoding aldehyde dehydrogenase family protein, with translation MTTTAPIGAHLIGGDWSTDAPGGTAVSDNPARPDEPVGEYPLGDAGTAAQAVGAAVEAQAAWRAAGFGSRSRILERAAVLFDERADELALVCTLEEGKTLAESRGEAVLSAETCRYQAGLAKTSTERIFPTGNPGETIRTVRAPLGVVGIITPWNFPILIPVWKIAPALVAGNPVAWKPASNTPLTAVAIAAVFADAGLPAGVLNLVLGPGSVGGALVADERVDGVSFTGSVGVGRGIRDVVTARNGRVQLELGGHNPCIVFPDADLDMAVTAVVGGAMGATGQKCTATRRIIAVGDVHDELVDRLAVAVTALKVGDGQDPATAIGPLVSAGARTEVVEAIDQARAEGAETVAITEGVPDGPCYQAPTLFVGGTDLTITREEVFGPVSTVLHVDTEDEAFALANDTEFGLSASVFTNDMWTIDRAVHELRAGLIKVNGPTTGSEIHAPFGGEKNSSGHSAREQGDTAQEFFTRTRTAYIKPGRLP, from the coding sequence ATGACGACCACCGCGCCGATCGGCGCCCACCTGATCGGCGGCGACTGGAGCACTGACGCTCCCGGCGGAACCGCGGTTAGCGACAACCCCGCCCGTCCTGATGAGCCGGTCGGCGAGTACCCGCTGGGCGACGCCGGAACGGCCGCCCAAGCCGTTGGTGCCGCCGTCGAGGCCCAGGCTGCCTGGCGGGCGGCTGGCTTCGGGTCCCGGTCCCGGATCCTGGAGCGGGCCGCCGTGCTGTTTGACGAGCGGGCCGACGAACTGGCACTCGTGTGCACGCTCGAGGAGGGCAAGACCCTGGCCGAATCGCGGGGTGAGGCGGTGCTGTCGGCCGAGACCTGCCGCTACCAAGCCGGCCTGGCTAAGACCTCCACTGAGCGAATCTTTCCAACCGGAAATCCCGGGGAGACCATCCGCACCGTCCGGGCCCCGCTCGGCGTGGTCGGCATCATCACCCCGTGGAACTTTCCGATCCTGATCCCTGTCTGGAAGATCGCCCCGGCGCTGGTGGCCGGTAACCCAGTCGCCTGGAAGCCGGCCAGCAACACGCCGCTGACTGCGGTGGCCATCGCTGCCGTCTTCGCGGATGCCGGCCTGCCTGCCGGGGTGCTGAACCTCGTGCTGGGTCCCGGCTCGGTGGGCGGCGCGCTGGTCGCTGACGAACGGGTCGACGGAGTGAGCTTCACAGGCTCGGTCGGGGTCGGTCGGGGCATCCGCGACGTGGTCACGGCCCGCAACGGTCGGGTCCAACTGGAGTTAGGCGGCCACAACCCGTGCATCGTGTTCCCAGACGCCGACCTCGACATGGCGGTTACCGCAGTGGTCGGTGGCGCCATGGGGGCCACCGGCCAGAAGTGCACGGCTACCCGCCGGATCATCGCCGTGGGCGACGTCCACGACGAGCTGGTCGACCGCCTCGCTGTTGCGGTCACCGCACTGAAGGTGGGTGACGGTCAGGACCCGGCGACGGCTATCGGCCCTCTGGTCTCAGCTGGCGCCCGGACCGAGGTCGTGGAGGCCATTGATCAAGCGAGGGCCGAGGGTGCCGAGACGGTGGCCATCACCGAGGGGGTCCCCGATGGTCCCTGTTACCAGGCCCCCACGCTGTTCGTTGGAGGGACCGACCTCACCATCACCCGCGAGGAGGTCTTCGGACCGGTCAGCACAGTGCTCCACGTGGACACCGAGGACGAGGCCTTCGCCCTAGCCAACGACACCGAATTCGGCCTGTCGGCGTCGGTCTTCACCAACGACATGTGGACGATCGATAGGGCCGTCCATGAACTCCGCGCCGGGCTCATTAAGGTCAACGGCCCGACCACCGGGTCCGAAATCCACGCCCCGTTCGGTGGCGAGAAGAACTCTTCGGGCCACTCGGCCCGGGAGCAGGGTGACACCGCCCAAGAGTTCTTCACCCGGACTCGGACCGCCTACATCAAGCCAGGTCGGCTCCCGTGA
- a CDS encoding amino acid synthesis family protein → MTPEVRKVVTHTEEIHVEGGRAADPPLRMFGIAAVFTNPWAGQGFVENLRPAILDVAPRLGDLLVPRLVEMAGGGDAVEAYGKASMVGTSGEVEHGSAFIHTLRFGNVFRDAVGGTAYLSFTNTRGGPGATISIPMMHKVDPGWRSHYLTLEMTVADAPGPDEVVVAIGASVGGRPHHRIGNRYSDMEEMGLTEG, encoded by the coding sequence GTGACCCCCGAGGTGCGCAAGGTCGTCACCCACACCGAGGAGATTCACGTAGAGGGTGGAAGGGCCGCCGACCCGCCGTTGCGCATGTTCGGGATCGCCGCCGTGTTCACCAACCCGTGGGCCGGCCAGGGCTTCGTCGAGAACCTGCGGCCAGCCATTCTGGACGTGGCCCCCCGCCTGGGCGACCTCCTGGTTCCCCGCCTGGTCGAGATGGCGGGAGGTGGGGATGCTGTTGAGGCCTACGGCAAGGCGTCCATGGTCGGCACCTCGGGCGAAGTCGAGCACGGCTCGGCGTTCATCCACACTCTCCGGTTCGGCAACGTGTTTCGCGACGCTGTGGGCGGTACGGCCTACCTTTCGTTTACCAACACCCGGGGTGGTCCCGGAGCCACGATCTCCATCCCCATGATGCACAAGGTCGATCCGGGCTGGCGGTCCCACTACCTGACGTTGGAGATGACGGTGGCCGACGCGCCGGGTCCAGACGAGGTGGTGGTGGCCATTGGCGCCTCGGTCGGCGGGCGCCCCCACCACCGGATCGGCAACCGATACTCCGACATGGAAGAGATGGGGTTGACCGAGGGGTGA
- a CDS encoding alpha/beta fold hydrolase, translated as MSGGTHIRLDGEDAGNRPPLVLVHGVGLDHTMWDLVVEDLATDRLVVRYDLLGHGQSVDPPGPRTVEDLVDQCLGVIDTCGPVPPDVAGLSLGGMVALGLATRHPDRLGRLALCNTVFDRSAEEVHRIRERLSLAETGGMGSVVDLAVDRWFDASWQATHPDRVDAVRNCLLSNNLEAYLKAYRAFVEGDPLKPGEASSVTTHALAVTGELDPGSTPAMTSALAVALEDCRAVILPGLHHIPPIEDPTAFVAVLRSFLEEPSASDRSEFAGEATR; from the coding sequence GTGAGCGGCGGTACTCACATTCGCCTCGATGGGGAGGACGCCGGGAACAGGCCACCACTCGTCCTGGTCCACGGTGTCGGCCTAGATCACACCATGTGGGACCTGGTGGTCGAGGATCTAGCGACCGACCGCCTAGTCGTGCGCTACGACCTCCTCGGCCACGGCCAGTCAGTTGACCCGCCGGGGCCCCGCACGGTAGAGGACCTTGTCGACCAGTGCCTCGGGGTTATCGACACCTGTGGTCCGGTACCCCCCGACGTGGCCGGGTTGTCGCTGGGCGGAATGGTCGCCCTGGGCCTGGCCACCCGGCATCCCGACCGGCTGGGTCGCCTAGCTCTCTGCAACACGGTGTTCGACCGGAGCGCCGAGGAGGTCCACCGGATCCGAGAGCGGTTATCGCTGGCTGAAACAGGCGGGATGGGGTCGGTGGTCGACCTGGCCGTCGACCGGTGGTTCGATGCCAGCTGGCAGGCCACACACCCGGACCGGGTCGACGCCGTACGGAACTGCCTGCTTTCCAACAACCTGGAGGCCTACCTGAAGGCATACCGGGCCTTCGTCGAGGGAGACCCCCTGAAGCCCGGAGAGGCGAGCTCGGTAACCACCCACGCACTGGCCGTAACCGGGGAGCTGGACCCGGGCTCGACCCCGGCTATGACCAGCGCCCTGGCCGTAGCCCTTGAGGACTGCCGCGCCGTGATCCTCCCCGGCCTCCACCACATCCCACCCATCGAGGATCCAACGGCCTTCGTGGCGGTGCTCCGGTCCTTCTTAGAGGAACCCTCCGCATCTGACCGCTCCGAATTCGCCGGGGAGGCGACCAGGTGA
- a CDS encoding aldehyde dehydrogenase, which produces MNDYQLYIDGEFCESSDGGRFDTVNPATEEVWASAPAATEADVDRAVRAARRALVEGEWPTLTATQRGRLLSRLADLVADAAHHLGEVETTDSGKLAAETRAQSAYVADYYRYYAGLADKIQGDTLPIDKPDLHVFTTREPVGVVAAIVPWNAEMFLTATKIGPALAAGNTVVIKASEEAPAPLLEFARVVDQVGFPPGVVNLVTGFGEPCGRALTSHPMVDKVAFTGGVDTARHVVANTAHNLAPVTLELGGKSPILVFDDADFEGAVNGAVAGNFGASGQSCVAGSRVFVQSGVHEQFVDEVVRRAEAIRIGDPLADDTEMGPLATRAQRDRIEAVVAESIDQGATLHTGGCRPEGLDVGWYYRPTVLGCADQEVRSTRVELFGPVMSVLSFDTEDEAVALANDTEFGLGAGIFTRDVSRVHRVARAIRSGIVWVNTYRAISPIAPFGGFGNSGSGREAGVDAIHEFTTTKTVWINTSTEPMSNPFTMR; this is translated from the coding sequence GTGAACGACTACCAGCTCTACATCGATGGCGAGTTTTGCGAGTCCTCCGACGGGGGCCGGTTCGATACGGTCAATCCGGCCACTGAGGAGGTTTGGGCCTCGGCGCCGGCGGCCACCGAGGCCGATGTAGACCGTGCCGTACGGGCGGCTCGCCGCGCCCTGGTGGAGGGGGAGTGGCCGACCCTGACGGCCACCCAGCGGGGCCGGCTCCTGAGCCGGCTGGCCGACCTGGTAGCTGATGCTGCCCATCACCTCGGTGAGGTCGAAACCACCGACAGCGGCAAGCTGGCCGCCGAGACTCGGGCCCAGTCGGCGTACGTCGCCGACTACTACCGCTACTACGCCGGCCTAGCTGACAAGATCCAGGGCGACACGCTGCCAATTGACAAGCCGGACCTCCACGTCTTTACGACCCGTGAGCCGGTCGGCGTGGTGGCGGCCATCGTGCCGTGGAATGCCGAGATGTTCCTGACCGCCACCAAGATCGGGCCGGCCCTGGCCGCCGGCAACACGGTGGTCATTAAGGCCTCCGAGGAGGCCCCAGCCCCCCTGCTGGAGTTCGCCCGGGTGGTCGACCAGGTCGGGTTCCCACCGGGGGTCGTCAACTTGGTGACCGGGTTCGGTGAGCCGTGCGGACGGGCGCTGACCAGCCACCCGATGGTCGACAAGGTGGCGTTCACCGGAGGCGTCGACACGGCCCGGCACGTAGTGGCCAACACGGCCCACAACTTGGCTCCGGTCACCCTGGAGTTGGGAGGCAAGTCGCCGATCTTGGTGTTTGACGATGCCGACTTCGAAGGGGCGGTCAACGGAGCGGTAGCCGGGAACTTCGGGGCATCCGGCCAGAGTTGTGTGGCCGGTAGCCGGGTTTTTGTGCAGTCGGGCGTTCACGAACAGTTCGTGGATGAGGTGGTCCGACGGGCCGAGGCCATCCGAATCGGCGACCCACTGGCCGACGACACGGAGATGGGGCCCCTGGCCACCCGAGCCCAACGGGACCGAATCGAGGCGGTGGTGGCCGAGTCCATCGACCAGGGAGCGACCCTGCACACCGGAGGGTGCCGTCCGGAGGGCCTGGACGTCGGGTGGTACTACCGGCCCACCGTGCTGGGGTGCGCCGACCAAGAAGTCCGTAGCACGAGGGTCGAACTCTTTGGACCAGTCATGTCGGTGCTTAGCTTCGACACCGAGGACGAGGCAGTGGCCCTAGCCAACGACACAGAGTTCGGGCTGGGCGCCGGGATCTTCACCCGGGACGTGTCCCGGGTGCACCGGGTGGCCAGGGCCATCCGCTCGGGCATCGTCTGGGTCAACACCTACCGGGCCATCTCGCCCATCGCCCCGTTTGGCGGCTTCGGCAACAGCGGATCGGGTAGAGAGGCGGGAGTTGACGCCATCCACGAGTTCACGACCACCAAAACCGTTTGGATCAACACATCAACCGAACCGATGTCCAACCCGTTCACTATGCGGTGA
- the tig gene encoding trigger factor, which produces METTLEHLDGDRVRLTVAVAEDEFDVAVDAAFRKIAREVRLPGFRPGKAPRKILEARLGKTTGRQEALHDALPNYYSRALVEHDVDAIDSPEIEITGGQETGSLTFDAVVPVRPRATVAGHGSLRIEIPAPEATDEDVQEQVDALRRQHATLESVERPADDGDQVTIDIDGRLDDEPVEGLTTSGYLYEVGAGAVVPEIDENLRGASAGDVLEFEAAHPEEDGTLAFRIAVSEVQARVLPEPDDDFAAQASEFDTFGELEADIRERITGLRRNQAGMMARDRAAQAVADLVDMDIPPALVEVEVDSRINDMAMRMRSQGFDLPTYLEATGGDLESIRDELREGAEVSARVDLGLRAVAEAEGLEADGEPLEKYLTLLAAQVGGEVEDLRTALTESGRMLEIRADLRKQAALDWVFERAEIVDEEGNPVNRSLLEAPEPEIVVPGDDGPIPIADDEVGETGSSAAKPVDEEEE; this is translated from the coding sequence GTGGAGACCACCCTGGAGCATCTGGACGGCGACCGGGTGAGGTTGACCGTCGCCGTCGCCGAGGACGAGTTCGACGTGGCCGTCGATGCCGCCTTTCGTAAGATCGCCAGAGAGGTCCGGTTGCCCGGCTTTCGGCCCGGCAAGGCGCCCCGAAAGATCCTGGAAGCCCGGCTCGGTAAGACGACCGGGAGACAGGAGGCGTTACACGATGCCCTGCCCAACTACTACAGCCGGGCCCTTGTGGAGCACGACGTCGACGCCATCGACTCTCCAGAGATTGAGATCACAGGCGGTCAGGAGACGGGATCCCTGACCTTTGACGCCGTGGTGCCAGTCCGTCCCAGGGCCACCGTGGCTGGGCACGGCTCGCTGCGGATCGAGATCCCGGCCCCCGAGGCCACCGACGAGGACGTTCAAGAGCAGGTAGATGCCCTCCGTCGTCAGCACGCCACGTTGGAATCTGTGGAGCGTCCAGCTGACGACGGCGACCAGGTCACCATCGACATCGATGGCCGACTCGACGACGAGCCGGTCGAGGGCCTGACGACGAGCGGCTACCTGTACGAGGTAGGTGCCGGAGCGGTAGTCCCGGAGATCGACGAGAACCTCCGTGGCGCATCTGCGGGCGACGTCCTGGAGTTTGAGGCCGCCCACCCCGAGGAGGACGGCACCCTGGCCTTTCGCATCGCGGTGTCCGAAGTTCAGGCACGGGTGCTGCCCGAGCCCGACGACGACTTTGCCGCCCAGGCCTCGGAATTCGACACGTTCGGTGAACTAGAGGCCGACATCCGGGAACGGATCACTGGCCTGCGCCGCAACCAGGCCGGGATGATGGCCCGGGACCGCGCCGCACAAGCCGTCGCCGACCTGGTCGACATGGACATCCCTCCGGCCCTCGTGGAAGTTGAGGTCGACAGCCGGATCAATGACATGGCCATGAGGATGCGCTCCCAGGGCTTCGACCTCCCCACGTACCTGGAGGCCACAGGAGGCGACCTGGAGTCAATCCGCGACGAGCTGCGGGAAGGCGCTGAGGTGTCGGCCCGGGTGGACCTGGGGCTACGGGCCGTGGCTGAAGCAGAGGGCCTCGAGGCCGACGGAGAACCACTGGAGAAGTACCTCACGCTGTTGGCCGCACAGGTGGGCGGTGAGGTAGAAGACCTTAGGACGGCACTCACCGAGTCCGGTCGAATGCTCGAAATTCGAGCCGACCTGCGTAAGCAGGCCGCCCTCGACTGGGTATTCGAGCGGGCCGAGATCGTTGACGAGGAAGGGAATCCGGTAAACCGAAGCCTCCTAGAGGCCCCGGAGCCCGAGATTGTGGTTCCCGGCGACGACGGACCCATCCCCATCGCCGACGATGAGGTAGGGGAAACTGGTAGTTCGGCCGCGAAGCCGGTCGACGAAGAAGAAGAGTGA